A stretch of Bacteroidota bacterium DNA encodes these proteins:
- a CDS encoding acyltransferase, which translates to MTFKLALAQIDPVLGDIRKNVEKHLEYCQRAKDAGASLVVFPELSLTGYTIKDMNWELAINPARETTALSPLLEMSRTISIIAGGVEESNSFAIYNSAFLLEDGAVQSVHRKTYPPTYGMFEEMRYFNRGRSVRAFNSNNGRIGVLICEDLWHPSLPYILAQDGADLIITLVASPTRLGGDARELQTARVNSENHKAYARLLTTYLAFCNRTGYEDGINFWGGSSVVGPDGEVDVQAKFFDEDLIVSTIDGNAIRRARRFSRHFLDDEIELAISELTRIHSKS; encoded by the coding sequence ATGACATTCAAGCTGGCTCTGGCTCAGATAGACCCCGTTCTCGGCGATATCAGGAAAAACGTCGAGAAACATCTGGAGTATTGTCAACGCGCGAAAGATGCCGGAGCCTCCCTTGTAGTCTTTCCCGAGTTGAGTCTTACGGGCTACACGATCAAGGACATGAATTGGGAACTGGCTATTAATCCTGCTCGTGAGACCACCGCGCTTTCTCCGTTATTGGAAATGAGTAGAACCATCTCGATCATTGCCGGGGGAGTCGAGGAGAGCAACTCGTTTGCAATCTACAATTCAGCATTCTTGTTGGAGGATGGAGCCGTCCAATCTGTCCATCGGAAAACCTATCCACCGACTTACGGGATGTTCGAGGAGATGCGCTATTTCAACCGCGGCAGATCGGTACGAGCATTCAATTCGAACAATGGACGAATCGGCGTCTTGATCTGTGAAGATCTCTGGCATCCTTCGCTGCCGTACATTCTTGCGCAGGATGGGGCAGACCTTATCATTACCCTTGTCGCAAGTCCGACGCGCCTTGGCGGAGATGCACGTGAGCTTCAAACGGCACGCGTGAATTCCGAAAACCACAAAGCATACGCACGCCTCCTCACTACCTACCTTGCCTTTTGCAACAGAACCGGGTATGAAGATGGAATCAACTTCTGGGGCGGTTCTTCGGTAGTGGGGCCGGACGGTGAAGTTGATGTGCAGGCGAAATTCTTCGATGAAGATTTGATTGTTTCCACGATTGATGGAAACGCGATTCGGCGGGCAAGACGCTTTTCCCGACATTTCCTTGATGACGAAATTGAGCTTGCCATCAGTGAACTGACGCGCATTCATTCAAAGTCCTGA
- a CDS encoding GAF domain-containing protein, producing MVAFYLLDESKGQLVLTQHWGIPDEYARALQTLSIDKSLTGIVITSGKPIYIEDGLHQEDRLTEVGKRLNAILGLQSSAVIPLQSKEKILGAFMINFSKAHAFSESEQQLLLLIGNQIGGAVDNAQLYEEVQQQVKTLTTLYELGKGLTGVLDLKSMIRVVYSETQEALPSERFYYQAYLPDEKTLSLVARVVNGVEEFYPAGMKIRALAEWPNTIYQEVISDGKGFLGSTTSENTDSILAVPLKSDQKVIGIISIISSGRNFYKTNHLRLLESIANLTGVAIGKALLYEDTLRKSSEIETRNKELDDFTYVVSHDLKEPLISIEGYSKIVMKDYREKLDAEGKEYLGAIVHSTSRMKNLIDDLLTLSRLGRMTDEIEVVSVRTIIDEILYDLQFSLREKNLTVQVAENMPVCPLQAHAAEHGVPGTDFKCDEVLRQTSSENRH from the coding sequence ATGGTTGCCTTCTATTTGCTGGATGAATCCAAAGGGCAGCTGGTCCTCACACAGCACTGGGGCATTCCCGATGAGTATGCGAGAGCGCTGCAAACGTTGTCGATTGACAAATCCCTTACCGGCATCGTGATCACTTCCGGAAAGCCCATCTACATCGAAGATGGACTTCATCAAGAAGACCGGCTCACTGAAGTGGGCAAACGCTTGAATGCGATACTCGGGCTCCAAAGCTCGGCGGTTATTCCATTGCAATCAAAGGAGAAGATACTTGGCGCGTTCATGATCAATTTCTCGAAAGCGCATGCCTTCAGCGAAAGCGAACAGCAGCTTCTCCTTCTGATTGGAAATCAGATCGGCGGTGCTGTCGACAATGCTCAATTGTATGAGGAGGTTCAGCAGCAGGTGAAAACCCTTACCACATTGTACGAACTCGGCAAGGGCCTGACCGGAGTTCTCGATCTGAAATCGATGATACGGGTCGTGTACAGTGAAACGCAAGAGGCGCTGCCTTCGGAACGATTCTATTACCAGGCGTATCTTCCTGACGAGAAAACGCTCTCCCTCGTGGCGCGGGTTGTGAATGGCGTGGAAGAATTTTACCCCGCAGGAATGAAGATAAGGGCATTGGCAGAATGGCCGAACACGATTTATCAAGAGGTCATTTCCGACGGGAAGGGTTTCCTCGGGAGCACCACCTCCGAGAATACTGACTCGATTCTCGCTGTTCCACTCAAGTCGGATCAGAAGGTGATTGGCATTATTTCAATCATCTCATCCGGGCGTAACTTCTATAAAACCAATCACTTGCGTCTCTTGGAAAGTATAGCTAATTTGACGGGTGTTGCAATTGGTAAGGCGTTGCTGTACGAGGATACTCTGAGGAAATCGTCTGAAATCGAGACCAGGAACAAAGAGCTGGACGATTTCACGTACGTTGTTTCGCACGATTTGAAGGAACCGCTGATCAGCATTGAGGGGTACAGCAAGATCGTCATGAAAGACTACAGGGAGAAACTTGATGCCGAAGGAAAGGAGTATCTCGGGGCGATTGTCCACTCGACATCGAGGATGAAGAATCTCATCGATGATCTCCTGACACTGTCTCGCTTGGGCCGGATGACAGATGAAATCGAGGTCGTATCCGTGCGAACGATTATTGATGAAATCCTTTACGATCTCCAGTTCTCTCTTCGTGAGAAGAATCTCACAGTTCAGGTCGCGGAGAACATGCCTGTTTGCCCGTTACAAGCGCACGCGGCTGAGCATGGTGTTCCGGGAACTGATTTCAAATGCGATGAAGTTCTGCGACAAACCTCTTCCGAAAATCGACATTAG